In Uranotaenia lowii strain MFRU-FL chromosome 2, ASM2978415v1, whole genome shotgun sequence, one genomic interval encodes:
- the LOC129742439 gene encoding 60S ribosomal protein L8-like: MGQIISAQHKGAGSVFTAHTKKRKGLSKLRLLDYAERHGYMKGVVKQIIHDPGRGATLAVVHFRDPYKLKVRKQLFIAAEGMYTGQFVYCGKRAQLQIGNVLPIGLMPEGTIVCNLEEKTGDRSKLARTSGNYASVIAHNPDIKRTRVKLPSGAKKVLPSNNRAMVGIIAGGGLIELYINLIKVRRSLGVYLL, translated from the coding sequence ATGGGGCAAATAATTAGTGCACAGCATAAAGGTGCGGGATCAGTATTCACGGCCCACACCAAAAAGCGAAAGGGACTTTCCAAACTGCGTCTTCTGGATTACGCCGAGCGACATGGTTACATGAAGGGAGTCGTGAAACAAATCATCCACGATCCAGGTCGTGGCGCCACGCTGGCCGTCGTCCACTTCCGGGACCCGTACAAGTTGAAGGTCCGTAAGCAGCTGTTTATCGCCGCCGAGGGTATGTACACCGGTCAGTTTGTGTACTGCGGAAAGCGCGCCCAGCTGCAGATCGGAAACGTGCTCCCGATCGGTCTGATGCCCGAAGGTACCATCGTGTGCAACCTGGAGGAGAAGACCGGTGATCGGAGCAAGCTGGCCCGTACCTCCGGCAACTATGCCTCGGTCATTGCCCACAATCCGGATATCAAGCGTACCCGTGTGAAGCTGCCGTCCGGCGCCAAGAAGGTTCTTCCTTCGAACAACCGAGCAATGGTCGGTATCATTGCCGGTGGTGGTCTTATCGAATTATACATTAATCTCATCAAGGTCCGCAGATCCCTCGGTGTATaccttttataa